A genomic stretch from Setaria viridis chromosome 1, Setaria_viridis_v4.0, whole genome shotgun sequence includes:
- the LOC117854670 gene encoding beta-1,2-xylosyltransferase XYXT1, with protein MGSPKAARSMVKQRICRRRFGALFAAALVAAVLAVFVFSDLFAQDPNASSQFNALRPVRDASEPAETGKSPNKEDLATATSDQELDAGNSVGEGGTAKAVPAQGERSTGGSGLVQYSRCTPGTGTTICDLSNQRYDICELCGDARTIGHSSTVIYVPQSRTSNGEEWSIPAQSRKSLPWIKKVTVKSLNASQLEPSCTSRHAIPAIVFALGGFTGNIWHDVSDVLLPLFLTAHQFDRDVQLLITNNKPWFIKKYAAIFHRLTKHHIIDFDADNQVRCYPHVIVGLRSHRDLGIDPNSTPQNYTMVDFHLFVRESYGLPAPEVDIPYRADKDDPERKPRIMLIDRGKTRRFMNAPDVLQGLDWFGFEVVKADPRIDSNLDEFVRLVDSCDAIMGVHGAGLTNMMFLRSGAVLVHIVPYGIEFMADGLYGAPARDMGLRHVQYSISPDESTLLEKYGWNHTVIKDPEAIRKSGWEKVGEFYMSAQDIVLNMTRFGSSLLKAIEFIM; from the exons ATGGGGTCGCCCAAGGCGGCCAGGAGCATGGTGAAGCAGCGCATCTGCCGTCGCCGGTTCGGCGCGCTGTTCGCTGCCGCCCTCGTCGCGGCCGTCCTCGCTGTCTTCGTCTTCTCCGACCTGTTCGCGCAGGATCCAAACG CCTCCTCGCAGTTTAACGCCCTCCGGCCAGTGCGCGATGCGTCGGAACCTGCAG AGACCGGGAAATCTCCCAACAAGGAGGATCTTGCAACGGCGACATCTGATCAAGAACTCGATGCTGGAAATTCTG TGGGCGAAGGAGGGACAGCAAAGGCAGTGCCGGCACAAGGAGAAAgaagcacaggaggatccg GTTTAGTTCAGTACTCGAGATGCACACCTGGAACTGGAACAACCATCTGTGATCTCTCCAACCAGCGCTATGACATCTGTGAGCTTTGTGGTGATGCTCGCACCATCGGCCACTCCTCTACTGTAATTTATGTCCCACAGTCCCGCACTTCCAATGGCGAAGAGTGGAGCATTCCGGCACAGTCCCGGAAAAGCCTTCCATGGATCAAGAAGGTGACTGTCAAATCCCTGAACGCTTCCCAACTGGAGCCAAGTTGCACATCCAGGCATGCCATACCGGCCATTGTCTTTGCATTGGGTGGGTTTACAGGGAATATCTGGCATGATGTCAGTGATGTTCTTCTCCCTCTGTTTCTTACTGCCCACCAGTTTGACCGAGATGTTCAACTACTTATCACCAACAATAAGCCCTGGTTCATCAAAAAGTATGCAGCAATCTTTCACCGCCTCACGAAGCACCACATTATTGATTTTGATGCAGACAACCAGGTCAGGTGCTATCCACATGTCATTGTTGGACTTAGGAGCCACCGGGATCTTGGTATTGATCCGAACTCTACGCCACAGAACTACACGATGGTGGATTTCCACTTGTTTGTCCGTGAATCCTATGGATTGCCTGCACCCGAAGTGGATATACCATACAGGGCTGACAAAGATGACCCTGAGAGGAAGCCCCGGATAATGCTCATCGATCGGGGCAAGACACGGAGGTTCATGAATGCCCCTGATGTTTTACAAGGACTTGATTGGTTTGGTTTCGAGGTGGTCAAGGCAGACCCGAGGATTGACTCCAATCTTGATGAATTCGTGCGCCTGGTCGACTCTTGTGATGCAATCATGGGTGTTCACGGTGCGGGCTTGACTAACATGATGTTCCTGCGGTCAGGTGCAGTGTTGGTGCACATTGTACCATATGGCATTGAGTTCATGGCTGATGGATTATACGGCGCACCTGCAAGGGACATGGGCCTGAGACACGTGCAGTACAGCATCAGTCCGGATGAGAGCACGTTACTGGAGAAGTATGGTTGGAACCATACGGTAATCAAAGATCCAGAAGCCATCAGGAAAAGTGGATGGGAGAAGGTTGGGGAGTTCTATATGTCCGCACAGGACATCGTGCTCAACATGACAAGGTTTGGGTCTAGCTTGCTGAAGGCAATAGAGTTCATTATGTAG